One genomic segment of Erythrolamprus reginae isolate rEryReg1 chromosome 2, rEryReg1.hap1, whole genome shotgun sequence includes these proteins:
- the LOC139162567 gene encoding small ribosomal subunit protein uS12-like translates to MGKCRGLRTARKLRNHRREQKWHDKQYKKAHLGTALKANPFGGASHAKGIVLEKVGVEAKQPNSAIRKCVRVQLIKNGKKITAFVPNDGCLNFIEENDEVLVAGFGRKGHAVGDIPGVRFKVVKVANVSLLALYKGKKERPRS, encoded by the exons gTAAGTGTCGTGGACTTCGTACAGCCAGAAAGCTGCGCAATCACCGCCGAGAACAGAAGTGGCATGACAAGCAATATAAGAAGGCCCATCTGGGTACTGCTCTGAAGGCCAACCCTTTTGGGGGAGCTTCCCATGCTAAAGGAATTGTTCTGGAAAAAGT TGGTGTAGAGGCTAAACAGCCAAATTCTGCCATCAGGAAGTGTGTTCGAGTTCAGCTTATCAAGAATGGCAAGAAGATTACAGCTTTTGTCCCCAATGATGGCTGTTTGAATTTTATTGAG GAGAATGATGAAGTCCTGGTTGCTGGCTTTGGTCGAAAGGGTCATGCTGTTGGTGACATTCCAGGAGTTCGCTTCAAAGTTGTTAAAGTAGCCAATGTTTCTCTATTAGCCTTGTACAAAGGCAAGAAAGAGAGACCCAGATCATAA